TGGTGCACGATGACCTTCCGTGCATGGACGACGACGACGTCCGGCGTGGTCGACCCACGGTGCACCGGGTGTATGGGGTGCCAGTGGCGACGGCCGCCGGATTGGCGATGGTGCCGATGGCGGCGCGCAGCGCCTGGCACGCCTCGAAGGCGATGGGCCTCTCCGATGCCGTTTCCGGCGATATCGTGCGCGATCTGATGGACGCCTCCGGTGCCGGTGGGATGATCGGCGGTCAGCTCCTCGATCTCGAGGCCGAAGGGGTACACCTTACACTCGAGGCGCTGGAGCGAGTGCACCGTCTCAAGACGGGTGCGCTGATCATGGCGTCCGTCACACTGGGGGCACGCGCCGCGCTCGCGTCCGAGTCGCGCCGACGGGCGCTGGCCCAGTATGGCGCGGCCATCGGACTCGCGTTTCAGATCGCCGACGATGTGCTGGACATCACGGCGACCACCGATCAGTTGGGGAAGACGGCAGGGCGCGATATCGCGCTGCACAAGAGCACCTATCCCGCGCTTCTGGGCGTGGATGGAGCGATTGAGCGCGCTGTGGCGTTAGTCGAAGAAGCATGTCGTGCGCTGGCGGACGAGGGGCTGCTGACCCCCACGCTCGACCAGCTGGCTCGCTATATCGTGGAACGGCGTTCGTAGGCTGGCGCCGCTGTTCGAGAAGTCCGTACCGCTGCCGTTTCGAATTTCGGCGTACCTGTTCGTCGTACCTGATCGCCGCGGCTGTCTCCCGCAGCGCACCTCCTGACTCCGTCATGTCTATTCTGGAAGGCATCAACTCACCCGCGGATCTCCGCGGCCTGTCGCGCGACGAGCTTCGCACGCTCGCGCAGGACATGCGTACGCGCCTGATCGACGTGTGCTCGCGCACCGGCGGCCACATCGGCGCGGGCCTCGGCGTCGTCGAGTTGACGATCGCGCTACACACCGTCTTCGAAACGCCGAAGGATCAATTGGTGTGGGACGTCGGGCATCAGGCGTATCCGCACAAGTTGCTGACCGGACGGAACTCGGACATGGAGTCGCTGCGACAGGAAGGCGGATTGTCCGGCTTCCTCAAGCGCACCGAGAGCGAGTATGACACGTTCGGCGCCGGTCATGCCGCCACCGCGATTTCCGCGGCGCTCGGGATGGCGGCTGGACGCGACGTGCTCGGCGAGCAGTTCAAAGTGGCCGCGATAATCGGCGACGGCTCGATGGGCTCCGGCCTGGCCTACGAGGGCCTGAACAACGCCGGGCACTCCGATCGCGACATCATCGTCGTGCTCAACGACAACGAGATGTCGATCGCGCCCAACGTCGGCGCGATGCACAAGTATCTCACGAGCATTCAGCGCAACCCGCTCTACAACCGGTTGCGCTCGCGTATTGGCGATATCGTGGACAACGCACCGGCCCCGTTCGCCGGCGTGAGCACGCTCGTGCGGAAGTGGGAGGAAAGTGTGAAGTCGCTGCTGACGCCTGGCGTGCTGTTCGAAGAGCTCGGCTTCCGGTACTTCGGCCCGATCGACGGACACGATCTCGACGCGTTGCTGGAAACGTTCACGGCGGTGCGAGCCATGAACACGCCGCGTCTGGTGCATGTGATCACGAAGAAGGGTAAAGGCTTTCCGGCTGGCGATCACGGGGAGAAGTGGCATGCCCTGCCGCCCGGTCACGATCCGGCCACCGGCAAGCAGCTGGCGGTTTCCACGGCGAATGCCGCGTATACGACCGTCTACGGCAAGGGACTCGCCGAACTCGGTGAAGAGCGGAAGGACCTGGCCGTGATCACGGCGGCCATGCCGACCGGCACCGGCACGGCACCGTTCGCCAAGGCGTTCCCCGATCGGTTCTTCGATGTCGGTATCGCCGAAGGACACGGCGTCACGTTCGCCGCGGGTCTCGCCACGCGCGGAGTGCGTCCGATCGTGACGATCTACTCCACGTTCCTGCAGCGTGGCTACGACAACATCATTCACGATGCGGCGCTCCAGAAGCTGCCCGTCGTGTTCGCGATGGATCGCGCCGGACTCGTTGGTGAGGATGGCGAGACGCACATGGGTCTCTACGACATCGCGTACATGCTCACGGTTCCGGGCATGACGGTGACGGCGCCAAAGAACGGGACCGAGATGCTCGGTCTCTTGCGCGCCGCTGTCGAGCACACCGACGGGCCGTTCTCGTTGCGCTATCCGCGCGACGCCTCGCCCGACATCCCGGGCGCGATGTCGCAGATCGCTGCCACGCCGTACGCGACGTGGGAAGTGCTGCGCCATGGCCGTGATATCGCGATTCTCGCGGTCGGCACGATGGTGAATGCCGCGCTCGATGCCGCCGATCTGCTGGCCGCGGACGGCATGGACGTGACGGTCGTGAACTGCCGCTACATCAAGCCGTATGACGAAGTCACGCTGAACGCGATTCTCGCCAGTCACACGCACGTGCTCACGGTTGAGGAGGGTACGGTCGTGAATGGATTCGGCGCGTTCATCAGTACAGTCATTCACCGACAGGCACCGACGGTGCGCACCGCCGTGCACGGCGTGCCCGATCGCATTATCTACTCCGCACCGCGGAAAAAGCAGC
This region of Gemmatimonas groenlandica genomic DNA includes:
- a CDS encoding polyprenyl synthetase family protein; this encodes MGRSRSSSWATDAMTPVGTSTETSAPSFATERAAVQQALDAFCARWLGDIAPLTAEAIRYSLLGEGKRLRAILLMEAYRACGGTGDARDLAASVEVVHAYSLVHDDLPCMDDDDVRRGRPTVHRVYGVPVATAAGLAMVPMAARSAWHASKAMGLSDAVSGDIVRDLMDASGAGGMIGGQLLDLEAEGVHLTLEALERVHRLKTGALIMASVTLGARAALASESRRRALAQYGAAIGLAFQIADDVLDITATTDQLGKTAGRDIALHKSTYPALLGVDGAIERAVALVEEACRALADEGLLTPTLDQLARYIVERRS
- the dxs gene encoding 1-deoxy-D-xylulose-5-phosphate synthase encodes the protein MSILEGINSPADLRGLSRDELRTLAQDMRTRLIDVCSRTGGHIGAGLGVVELTIALHTVFETPKDQLVWDVGHQAYPHKLLTGRNSDMESLRQEGGLSGFLKRTESEYDTFGAGHAATAISAALGMAAGRDVLGEQFKVAAIIGDGSMGSGLAYEGLNNAGHSDRDIIVVLNDNEMSIAPNVGAMHKYLTSIQRNPLYNRLRSRIGDIVDNAPAPFAGVSTLVRKWEESVKSLLTPGVLFEELGFRYFGPIDGHDLDALLETFTAVRAMNTPRLVHVITKKGKGFPAGDHGEKWHALPPGHDPATGKQLAVSTANAAYTTVYGKGLAELGEERKDLAVITAAMPTGTGTAPFAKAFPDRFFDVGIAEGHGVTFAAGLATRGVRPIVTIYSTFLQRGYDNIIHDAALQKLPVVFAMDRAGLVGEDGETHMGLYDIAYMLTVPGMTVTAPKNGTEMLGLLRAAVEHTDGPFSLRYPRDASPDIPGAMSQIAATPYATWEVLRHGRDIAILAVGTMVNAALDAADLLAADGMDVTVVNCRYIKPYDEVTLNAILASHTHVLTVEEGTVVNGFGAFISTVIHRQAPTVRTAVHGVPDRIIYSAPRKKQLSSLGLDPAGIADRVRALHESEALAG